In one window of Ignatzschineria indica DNA:
- a CDS encoding YggT family protein, giving the protein MINNILEFLIEVAYSFAMIFILLRFLLQLVKANFYHPIVQSIVKLTNPIILPIRKITPIIGSADWSAILAAIIITIIKYLLLMLLKVMLPITPLALVGVVILEILRNIIYIYLFAYIIQAISSWIGSSPRQSVFLSLLNQLLAPIMKRFPFKLQVGMIDFRPMVIVLGLFLGLNVINHFYAKLIFFA; this is encoded by the coding sequence ATGATCAACAATATTCTCGAATTTCTCATTGAAGTTGCTTATAGCTTTGCGATGATCTTTATTCTTCTTCGCTTTCTATTGCAATTAGTTAAGGCAAACTTTTACCATCCGATTGTGCAATCGATCGTTAAACTCACCAACCCAATTATCTTACCGATTCGTAAAATCACGCCCATCATCGGCAGTGCCGATTGGTCTGCGATCTTAGCGGCGATTATCATTACAATCATCAAGTACCTCCTCTTGATGTTACTCAAAGTGATGTTGCCGATTACACCGCTAGCATTAGTGGGAGTGGTGATTTTAGAGATCTTGCGCAACATTATCTATATCTATCTCTTTGCCTATATTATCCAAGCAATTAGTAGCTGGATCGGCTCATCTCCAAGACAGAGCGTCTTTTTAAGTCTTCTCAATCAACTGCTTGCACCCATTATGAAACGCTTCCCTTTTAAGCTACAGGTCGGTATGATCGATTTTCGCCCAATGGTGATTGTACTCGGTCTCTTCTTAGGCTTAAATGTGATCAATCATTTCTATGCAAAATTGATCTTCTTTGCCTAG
- the tadA gene encoding tRNA adenosine(34) deaminase TadA — MSEVRENSTIDKTPDEAYQQHRYFMQEALLEAQKAGEIGEVPIGAVIVHNGEIIARGHNRSIIDNDPTAHAEIVAIRKACAKIKNYRLPGMTLYVTLEPCTMCAGSFLHARIDTVVYGAGDSRNGALGTNLNINDYKAFNHKITIIPHILSEECRSLIKAFFKERRVKK, encoded by the coding sequence ATGAGTGAAGTACGAGAAAACAGCACGATAGATAAGACCCCTGATGAAGCATATCAGCAACATCGATACTTTATGCAAGAGGCTCTTCTTGAGGCACAAAAAGCAGGGGAGATCGGAGAAGTCCCTATCGGTGCTGTGATTGTCCACAATGGAGAAATTATCGCACGTGGACATAATCGCTCCATTATCGATAATGATCCCACAGCACATGCCGAGATTGTTGCAATTCGCAAAGCTTGTGCCAAAATCAAAAACTATCGTCTGCCGGGGATGACACTCTATGTCACTTTAGAACCTTGTACAATGTGCGCAGGCAGTTTTCTCCACGCACGTATCGATACCGTTGTTTATGGTGCAGGAGATTCCCGGAATGGCGCATTAGGAACTAACCTCAATATCAATGACTATAAAGCATTTAATCATAAAATCACCATTATTCCACACATCCTCTCTGAGGAGTGTCGTTCACTTATCAAAGCATTTTTTAAAGAGCGTCGGGTTAAAAAATAG
- the zapE gene encoding cell division protein ZapE — protein MTTIKEAYFKLIEEKGFKVDPVQVSVAESYDKLKAKILNDKPIPAEDSRSFMQKMLKPFAEQPMTYSDPRGLYIYGRVGRGKTFLMDLFFNNIDVPKIREHYYHFMQDVHQKMRQYQGSEDPLKLVAKEFAKECKVLCVDEFHVIDITDAMILYRLLDALLAEGIFFITTSNRPPEDLYKNGLQRQQFLPAIDIIKNRLEVIVLDTDQDYRMRHIDSADVWFTGTEEEQEKQFKLKFEKLTGGSDHPETLDVNGHPFHMLEHYEKSAWFTFDEACCKARSSQDFIYLASILDTVFFSGLPQLTRDLENEARRFVIMIDEFYDQGVKVIIGSEVPMNQLYAPKGEKALDFEFDRTISRLIEMQSQEYLDQPKRTSNKEK, from the coding sequence ATGACAACCATTAAAGAGGCCTATTTCAAACTCATCGAAGAGAAAGGTTTTAAGGTCGATCCCGTCCAAGTTTCTGTCGCTGAGAGCTATGACAAATTAAAAGCTAAAATTCTCAACGATAAACCGATCCCGGCAGAGGATTCTCGCTCCTTTATGCAGAAGATGTTAAAACCTTTTGCCGAGCAACCGATGACCTATAGCGATCCACGCGGACTCTATATCTATGGGCGCGTAGGAAGAGGAAAAACCTTTCTAATGGATCTCTTCTTTAACAATATCGATGTTCCCAAAATTCGGGAGCATTACTACCACTTTATGCAAGATGTTCACCAAAAGATGCGTCAATATCAAGGAAGTGAAGATCCGCTTAAATTGGTAGCAAAAGAATTTGCCAAAGAGTGTAAAGTTCTCTGTGTAGATGAGTTTCACGTTATCGATATTACCGATGCGATGATTCTCTATCGTCTGCTCGATGCCCTCTTAGCGGAAGGTATCTTCTTTATCACAACTTCTAACCGTCCGCCTGAAGATCTCTATAAAAATGGATTACAGCGTCAACAATTTCTGCCGGCAATCGATATTATCAAGAATCGTCTTGAAGTCATTGTTCTCGATACAGATCAAGATTATCGTATGCGCCATATCGATAGTGCCGATGTTTGGTTTACCGGTACAGAAGAGGAGCAAGAGAAGCAGTTCAAGCTAAAATTTGAGAAGCTCACCGGTGGTTCAGATCATCCCGAAACACTCGATGTCAATGGACATCCATTTCATATGTTAGAACATTATGAGAAGAGTGCTTGGTTCACCTTCGATGAGGCTTGTTGCAAAGCACGTTCATCTCAAGACTTTATCTATCTTGCATCAATCTTAGATACCGTTTTCTTCAGTGGCTTACCGCAATTAACGCGAGATTTAGAGAATGAGGCAAGACGCTTTGTGATTATGATTGATGAGTTCTATGACCAAGGGGTCAAAGTGATTATTGGTTCGGAAGTTCCGATGAATCAACTCTATGCACCGAAAGGTGAAAAGGCGCTCGACTTTGAGTTTGATCGCACAATTAGTCGCCTTATTGAGATGCAATCACAGGAGTATCTCGATCAACCGAAAAGAACGAGCAATAAAGAGAAATAA